One genomic region from Lycorma delicatula isolate Av1 chromosome 1, ASM4794821v1, whole genome shotgun sequence encodes:
- the LOC142317817 gene encoding uncharacterized protein LOC142317817, with protein sequence MSNTIYDVEEWTEDFIKTIMMPKKIGTNKREEHRTISLISHATKIMLGIINRRLNTKMEENAGEEQFGFRKRKGTKEAVGIFRMIEERCFERGRGLSLCFIGMNKAFDIAQLEKLFEILKENRVD encoded by the coding sequence atgtccAATACAATTTATGATGTTGAAGAATGGAcagaagattttattaaaacaataatgatgcCTAAAAAGATTGGAACCAATAAACGAGAAGAACATAGAACTATCAGTTTAAtatcacatgctacaaaaataatGCTGGGCATTATAAATAGAAGGTTGAATACAAAAATGGAGGAGAATGCTGGGGAAGAACAGTTTGGATTCAGGAAAAGAAAAGGAACAAAAGAAGCTGTAGGAATATTCAGAATGATTGAAGAGAGATGTTTTGAAAGAGGAAGAGGATTGAGCTTATGCTTTATAGGTATGAATAAAGCATTCGATATCGCACAGttggaaaaattatttgagattcTGAAAGAAAACAGAGTTGATTGA